From Vagococcus jeotgali, one genomic window encodes:
- the dusB gene encoding tRNA dihydrouridine synthase DusB, protein MWKIGDVEVSNRVVVAPMAGISNSAFRMTVKEFGAGLVVCEMISDKGIKQRNKKTLDMLHIEEGEHPLSLQIFGSDIDILVEAAKFVEENTTADIIDINMGCPVNKIIKAEAGARWLLDPNKVYDIVAAVSSAVKKPITVKQRIGWDADHVYAVENALAAESAGASAVAMHGRTRMQMYEGKADWDVLRQVNQALTIPFMGNGDVKTPEDAKRMLDYVGCDGVMIGRAALGNPWMIYRTKHYLETGELVDEPSPEVKIDTAKLHLDRLVKLKGEKIACLEFRQHAAYYLKGAPRAAKTKVAINKAQTQSEMNLILDEYVANLKAKGLVG, encoded by the coding sequence ATGTGGAAAATAGGTGACGTTGAGGTTTCCAATCGTGTTGTTGTAGCTCCTATGGCTGGTATCAGTAACTCAGCTTTTCGTATGACAGTCAAAGAATTTGGTGCAGGACTTGTAGTGTGCGAGATGATTAGTGACAAAGGTATTAAGCAGCGTAATAAAAAGACATTAGATATGTTGCATATTGAAGAAGGTGAGCACCCGTTAAGTTTGCAAATATTTGGTAGTGACATAGATATTTTAGTTGAGGCTGCTAAATTTGTAGAAGAAAATACGACAGCTGATATTATTGATATTAATATGGGATGTCCAGTTAATAAAATAATTAAAGCTGAAGCTGGTGCTAGATGGCTTCTTGACCCCAATAAAGTTTATGACATCGTTGCTGCTGTCTCTAGTGCTGTTAAAAAACCTATTACTGTAAAACAACGTATTGGTTGGGATGCAGATCATGTTTATGCTGTTGAAAATGCTTTAGCTGCAGAAAGTGCAGGAGCTAGTGCGGTGGCGATGCATGGTAGAACAAGAATGCAAATGTATGAAGGAAAAGCTGATTGGGATGTTTTAAGACAAGTTAACCAGGCACTAACTATTCCATTTATGGGTAATGGCGATGTGAAAACCCCTGAGGATGCAAAACGCATGCTAGATTACGTTGGGTGTGACGGGGTCATGATTGGACGAGCTGCTCTAGGTAACCCGTGGATGATTTATAGAACGAAGCATTATCTAGAGACAGGGGAACTGGTGGATGAACCTAGTCCAGAGGTGAAAATTGACACAGCAAAATTACATTTAGACCGTTTAGTTAAATTAAAGGGTGAAAAGATAGCTTGCTTAGAATTTCGTCAACATGCTGCTTATTATTTAAAAGGAGCACCAAGAGCAGCTAAGACTAAAGTTGCGATTAACAAAGCTCAAACTCAAAGTGAGATGAACCTTATTTTAGATGAGTATGTGGCTAACTTAAAAGCAAAAGGTTTAGTTGGTTAA
- the lysS gene encoding lysine--tRNA ligase: MNDQLIVRREKMAELQAAGMDPFGTRFERTTNSKELHELYNDKTKEELQEMKVIVTIAGRMMTKRGKGKVGFAHLQDREGQVQIYVRKDAIGDEEYALFEQADLGDFIGVTGEVMKTNVGEITIKPTQLTFLTKALRPLPDKYHGLTNVEQKYRQRYLDLVSNRDSFDKFVKRSEIIREVRNYLNEHGYLEVETPTLHNMAGGAAARPFITHHNALDIDLYLRIALELHLKRLIVGGMEKVYEIGRVFRNEGIDATHNPEFTMLEVYTAYTDYEDIMNLTEGIITTVAERVLGTQQIKYGEYDVNLEGPWKRIHMVDAIKEVSGVDFWNVTTDEEARVIAKEHNVPIEDHMDYGHVINEFFEMFVEETLIQPTFIYGHPVSISPLAKKNAKDPRFTDRFEVFIVGNEYGNAFTELNDPIDQRERFESQMKEKDLGNDEAHDIDEDFIEALEYGMPPTGGLGIGIDRLVMLLTNSQTIRDVLLFPTMR, from the coding sequence ATGAATGATCAACTAATTGTCAGAAGAGAGAAAATGGCAGAATTACAAGCTGCTGGAATGGATCCATTTGGCACGCGTTTTGAGCGTACAACTAATTCAAAAGAGTTACATGAATTATACAATGATAAAACTAAAGAAGAGCTACAAGAGATGAAGGTTATTGTTACTATTGCTGGTCGTATGATGACAAAGCGTGGTAAAGGTAAAGTTGGCTTTGCTCATTTACAAGATAGAGAAGGACAAGTACAAATATACGTTCGTAAAGATGCGATTGGTGATGAGGAGTACGCTTTGTTTGAGCAAGCTGATTTAGGTGACTTTATCGGGGTAACTGGTGAGGTAATGAAAACAAATGTTGGTGAGATTACTATTAAACCAACACAGTTAACATTCTTAACAAAAGCCTTACGCCCACTACCAGATAAATATCATGGTTTAACCAATGTGGAACAAAAATACCGTCAGCGTTATTTAGATTTAGTAAGTAATCGTGATAGTTTTGATAAGTTTGTTAAACGTAGTGAAATTATCCGAGAAGTCCGCAATTACTTAAATGAGCATGGTTATTTGGAAGTGGAAACACCAACTCTACATAACATGGCAGGAGGAGCAGCAGCCCGTCCGTTTATCACACACCACAATGCTTTAGATATTGATTTATATTTACGTATTGCTCTAGAGCTACATTTGAAACGTTTAATTGTAGGTGGCATGGAAAAAGTTTATGAAATTGGTCGTGTGTTCCGTAATGAAGGAATAGATGCTACTCATAACCCGGAGTTCACTATGTTAGAAGTGTATACTGCTTACACTGACTATGAAGATATTATGAATTTAACAGAAGGTATCATCACAACTGTAGCTGAGCGTGTACTTGGTACACAACAGATTAAATATGGCGAGTATGATGTTAACTTAGAAGGCCCATGGAAGAGAATTCATATGGTTGACGCGATTAAAGAAGTATCAGGTGTAGATTTCTGGAATGTAACAACTGATGAAGAAGCAAGAGTCATTGCTAAAGAGCATAATGTACCAATTGAAGATCATATGGATTACGGTCATGTGATTAATGAGTTCTTTGAAATGTTTGTTGAAGAAACATTAATTCAACCGACTTTCATTTATGGTCATCCAGTATCAATCTCACCATTAGCTAAGAAAAATGCTAAAGACCCAAGATTTACAGATCGCTTTGAAGTGTTTATTGTAGGTAATGAATACGGCAATGCTTTTACAGAATTAAATGACCCGATTGATCAACGTGAAAGATTTGAGTCACAAATGAAAGAAAAAGATTTAGGAAATGATGAAGCTCATGACATAGATGAGGACTTTATTGAAGCGCTAGAGTATGGTATGCCTCCAACAGGTGGACTTGGAATAGGGATTGACCGTTTAGTTATGCTACTAACAAACTCTCAAACAATAAGAGATGTCTTACTTTTCCCAACTATGAGATAA
- the hslO gene encoding Hsp33 family molecular chaperone HslO, which produces MTKNTDYLVKALCFNGEIRAMATRTTGIVREAQERHDTWRASTAALGRTLTGALMLGSMHKNEETLTVKIQGDGPVGAIVADADAKGHVKGYIQNPQVNLPANEKGKIDVSGAVGLNGTLSVVKDLGLREPFTGQVPLVSGELAEDFTYYLANSEQVPSAVGLSVLVDNENNDAVKAAGGFMIQVMPNASEETLVEIETRLAQIPQVSNLLDKGETPEEILYRLLGKENVEILETMPVEFYCNCSKERFSAAMMTLGVDELTQMIEEDEGAEAVCHFCGEKYFYTPEELQDLRDEAIS; this is translated from the coding sequence ATGACGAAAAATACAGATTATTTAGTAAAAGCATTATGTTTTAATGGTGAAATTCGTGCTATGGCGACACGTACAACAGGTATTGTTAGGGAAGCACAAGAAAGACACGATACATGGCGAGCTTCAACAGCAGCTCTAGGTCGTACATTAACAGGGGCTTTAATGCTTGGCTCAATGCACAAAAATGAAGAAACATTAACGGTTAAAATTCAAGGAGATGGACCAGTTGGGGCGATTGTAGCAGATGCTGATGCTAAGGGCCATGTTAAAGGGTACATTCAAAACCCTCAAGTTAACTTACCTGCTAATGAAAAAGGCAAAATTGATGTCAGTGGAGCAGTGGGATTAAATGGTACTTTAAGTGTTGTGAAAGACTTAGGTTTAAGAGAGCCATTTACAGGACAAGTACCTTTAGTTTCAGGTGAATTGGCAGAAGATTTTACCTATTACTTAGCTAATTCTGAACAAGTACCTTCAGCTGTTGGTTTAAGTGTATTAGTCGATAATGAAAACAATGATGCGGTAAAAGCAGCTGGTGGATTTATGATTCAAGTGATGCCTAATGCTTCAGAAGAAACACTTGTTGAAATTGAAACACGTTTGGCCCAAATTCCTCAAGTATCTAATTTATTAGATAAAGGTGAAACACCAGAAGAGATTCTATATCGTCTATTAGGTAAAGAAAATGTAGAGATTTTAGAAACGATGCCAGTAGAGTTTTACTGTAATTGTTCGAAAGAACGTTTCTCTGCAGCGATGATGACATTAGGTGTAGATGAGTTGACTCAAATGATTGAAGAAGATGAAGGTGCTGAAGCTGTTTGTCATTTCTGCGGAGAAAAATATTTCTATACACCAGAAGAATTACAAGACTTAAGAGATGAAGCAATTAGCTAG